The genomic window TGCCGAATCGCCTCGAGGGCTTCCATGCCGTTGCCGGCCAGGATCAGTTCCACGCCCTCGTCGGCAAGCTCCTGGAGCGTCTCTTCGAGCATCTCTCGTACCCGGGCGTCGTCATCTGCGATCAGGATCTTTGCCATTCCTTCATCCTCCTTCTTTCCGGACACCCTCGAAAGCCCTACCGGACCGTGGGGCTGCGGGGGAATGCCCGGCGGATTCCTTCGCTCCCGAGTCGACGGGGCCGCTCTCGATCGGTGGAGCCGCCACGCCCCTTGAATACCGGGTTGAGGGGCAACGTGCGGCGAGAGGCGATCGAAGGTGGAGGGGGCTCCCTGTCGGCACGGGGAAAGAGCTTGCGCCAATGTGCGGCCTCACTTGAGAAACCGGCCGTCATATCAATACAAACATTACCACAGGATCGGATCGAGTTGGAGGCAAACTTCCGGTTTCGGCGGGGGTGAGCGTTGAACACGGCCGGGAAAAGAGCAAGAGCCCGGCGAAGGGGGCCTATGCGTTCCAGAGGGGTTCCCGGCCTACTCGCCCCGCTTTGGGGGCGGCCACCACGTATGTGCCCAGCATCATGTCGTGGAGGGACTGCCCCATGGGCCCACCGAAAAGAAAGAGATAGACGTCGAAAAGACAGATTCCCAGGAAAGCGGCCGTCAAGGTGGCGTCGATCGTCGAGGCGCCCGTTTTGGGAGGGAGCGCCAGGACGGCCAGGCACGCAGGCAGGGCCGTGAACATGAACCTGACGACGGAGCGAAAGAAGGAAAGCGGAAGGCCCTCTTCGTCGAGCACCTGGATCCCGGTGATGTATTTTCCGAAGGTCTGTCCCTTTCCCGGAGAGCTCTGAAGGATGCCGAAATACAGCATTGCAAGCGCTCCAAAGAGCCCGAGCGCCGGCAGTCCGGGGATTTGAAACGATGCGGGCAGCACGATGGTCATCGCGAAGGTGGCGCCTGCGACCAGGCCCATATCCAGTGCAAAGGCGACGATGCGCCTCCACGCGGAACCGGCTTTCCCCAGGTCGCTCCGGATGGGCCTTTTCGGCGCGGGAACACGCCTTTTCGCGCGTTGAGGGGGAATCGGCCTGTCCCTGCCGCCTGCGCGAAACGGTTTGTTCATGTTGCCTGCCGGAGCCGGTTTGTCCCCGCCATGCGCGGAAAGATGCTTATCTCGGACAGGCGCCGGGAGGGGCCTGTCCGCGTCGGGCGCAGCCGTCATTTTGGGGTTGCCGGGCACATGGGACTTTTCAACTGGAACGTTTCGGCTTGCGGCGTACGGCAAGGCCGCTTCCACACCGGGCGCCGGTTGTCCGGGATCGATGATGAGACGTGCGCCGCATTGCGTGCACTTGCCGGTAGCCTTCTTGCGGGGAACTCGGCCGTCTTTGATGTGGTGAACGGTCTCACACGTCGGGCATACAATTCGCATACGATCCTCCGGGCGTCCGGGTTTGAATTGGGGGGAACGCAATCCGCTGCAATTGATCAACAGGGTTTGCGTCCTCCCGATGGAACGCCTTCCGGAATGCTCCAGGCGCTTATGTTGATACAAGTGGAACGCGATCCAGGCGCTCAAATCTTTCACAATCGCTTTCAACGATCAATCGGCTTTCCGAATGAGGTTCTGAAATGCTTTTTCCAATATATTCACATCGAATGCTCCGAAATCAATATCGGAATGCCGCCGTGAACAGCCTGATGTCATGATGTTCCTATAGGCAAAGGATAGACGACAGATGACTTGAAGGGTCTTGATGCAAAAGGGAAAAAGGTTGAGTCTTCCATACGTCAGGCTTTTTCGTACTGCGACGGAATTCTTATGAGGGAACAGGAAAAAGAATGAGGAAAAAGTTCCTCGGGCACCTTCCGGGCCGTCAAAAGCAATCGGACATTGCACGCGGCTGTGGTATGATGGCAAAAAACCGGCAGGTCCGGATATCCCGGGCGAAGCCAATTTAGACGGGGGAGAAAAGAAAAGAGGCTTCCAACGGCCGTTATCGGTATCATGGTGCTTTGCGGACTTACGCTGGCCGGACCGGCATGGGCATCCGGACCGGTGCCTCGCACCCTTACGGGCTGCGTCATTGGCGGGACGCTCTATTCGATTCACCGGGGGTCCGCGGACCCCGCCGGGAAAAAGCAGGTCACCGTCTACCGGATCAATGTCCAGAAACTGAACCTTGCGCCTTACGAGGGAAAGAAAATCCGGGTCCGGGGCGAGCTTCTGCCCCGCGATCGGTTCTACGCCGATCCCTCATCGGTGAGGGTCCTGGGGCCTTGTGACAATGCCTCCCGAAGGGCGATATCCCAACGCTGAAAA from Syntrophobacter fumaroxidans MPOB includes these protein-coding regions:
- a CDS encoding RDD family protein, yielding MNKPFRAGGRDRPIPPQRAKRRVPAPKRPIRSDLGKAGSAWRRIVAFALDMGLVAGATFAMTIVLPASFQIPGLPALGLFGALAMLYFGILQSSPGKGQTFGKYITGIQVLDEEGLPLSFFRSVVRFMFTALPACLAVLALPPKTGASTIDATLTAAFLGICLFDVYLFLFGGPMGQSLHDMMLGTYVVAAPKAGRVGREPLWNA